From the Peromyscus leucopus breed LL Stock chromosome 8b, UCI_PerLeu_2.1, whole genome shotgun sequence genome, one window contains:
- the Srebf1 gene encoding LOW QUALITY PROTEIN: sterol regulatory element-binding protein 1 (The sequence of the model RefSeq protein was modified relative to this genomic sequence to represent the inferred CDS: inserted 1 base in 1 codon; deleted 1 base in 1 codon) has product MDELPFGEAALEQALAEPCELDAALLTDIEDMLQLINNQDSDFPGLFDAPYAGGGTGDADPTSPGASSPESLSSPASLEAFLGEPKATPASMSPLPPASTALKMYPTVPPFSPGPGIKEEPVPLTILQPPAAQPSPGTLLPPSFPPPPLQLSPAPVLGYSSLPSGFSGTLPGNTQQPPSGLSLASAPGVSPVSLHAQVQSSASQQPLPASTAPRTTAVTSQIQQVPVVLQPHFIKADSLLLTAVKTDAGATVKAAGISTLAQGTAVQAGPLQTLVSGGTILATVPLVVDTDKLPIHRLAAGNKALGSAQSRGEKRTAHNAIEKRYRSSINDKIVELKDLVVGTEAKLNKSAVLRKAIDYIRFLQHSNQKLKQENLTLRNAAHKSKSLKDLVSACGGGGGTDVAVEGVKAEVMETLTPPPSDAGSPSQSSPLSLGSRGSSGGGSDSEPDSPVFDDSQVRAPRPHSHGMLDRSRLALCALVFLCLTCNPLAPLFGWGMPGPSSAAGPHHSSGRSMLEAESRDGSNWTQWLLPPLVWLANGLLVLACLALLFVYGEPVTRPHSGPAVHFWRHRKQADLDLARGDFAQAAQQLWLALQALGRPLPTSNLDLACSLLWNLIRHLLQRLWVGRWLAGQAGGLWRDCGLRMDARASARDAALVYHKLHQLHAMGKYTGGHLVASNLALSALNLAECAGDAVSMATLAEIYVAAALRVKTSLPRALHFLTRFFLSSARQACLAQSGSVPLAMQWLCHPVGHRFFVDGDWAVHGAPQESLYSVAGNPVDPLAQVTRLFCEHLLERALSCIAQPSPGAADGDREFSDALGYLQLLNSCSDAVGAPACSFSVSSSMASTTGTDPVAKWWASLTAVVIHWLRRDEEAAERLYPLVEHMPQVLQDTERPLPRAALYSFKAARALLDHRKVEPGPASLALCEKASGYLRDSLATAPAGSSIDKAMQLLLCDLLLVARTSLWQRQQSPASAQVAHSAGSGPQASALELRGFQQDLSSLRRLAQSFRPAMRRVFLHEATARLMAGASPARTHQLLDRSLRRRAGSSGKGGAAPELEPRPTWREHTEALLLXSCYLPPAFLSAPGQRMSMLAEAARTVEKLGDHRLLLDCQQMLLRLGGGTTVTSS; this is encoded by the exons ACATGCTGCAGCTCATCAACAACCAAGACAGTGACTTCCCTGGCCTGTTTGACGCCCCCTATGCGGGGGGCGGGACAGGAGACGCGGACCCCACCAGCCCTGGTGCCAGCTCTCCTGAGAGCCTgtcttctcctgcttctctggaAGCCTTCCTGGGGGAACCCAAGGCGACACCTGCCTCCATGTCCCCTCTGCCGCCTGCGTCCACTGCCTTAAAGATGTACCCGACCGTGCCCCCCTTCTCCCCCGGGCCTGGGATCAAAGAGGAGCCGGTGCCACTCACGATCCTGCAGCCCCCAGCAGCCCAGCCGTCACcggggaccctcctgcctcccagcttCCCTCCGCCACCCCTGCAGCTCAGCCCTGCTCCCGTGCTGGGGTACTCCAGCCTTCCTTCAGGCTTCTCAG GGACCCTTCCTGGAAACACCCAACAGCCTCCATCTGGCCTGtccctggcctctgcaccagGAGTCTCGCCCGTCTCCTTACACGCTCAGGTCCAGAGCTCAGCCTCCCAGCAGCCGCTGCCAGCCTCCACAGCCCCTAGAACAACTGCTGTGACCTCACAGATCCAGCAGGTCCCA gtcgTGCTGCAGCCACACTTCATC AAGGCAGATTCACTGCTGCTGACAGCTGTGAAAACAGATGCAGGAGCCACAGTGAAGGCGGCTGGCATCAGCACCCTGGCCCAGGGCACGGCTGTGCAGGCAGGCCCCTTGCAG ACCCTGGTGAGTGGTGGGACCATCCTGGCCACGGTACCATTAGTTGTGGACACAGACAAGCTGCCCATCCACCGACTGGCAGCTGGCAACAAGGCCCTGGGCTCGGCCCAGAGCCGTGGTGAGAAGCGCACAGCTCATAATGCCATTGAGAAGCGCTACCGTTCGTCAATCAATGACAAGATCGTGGAGCTCAAGGACCTGGTGGTGGGCACCGAGGCAAAG CTGAATAAATCCGCCGTCTTGCGCAAGGCCATCGACTACATCCGCTTCTTACAGCACAGCAACCAGAAGCTCAAGCAAGAGAACCTGACCCTGCGGAATGCGGCTCACAAAAGCA AGTCACTCAAGGACCTGGTGTCGGCCTGTGGCGGTGGAGGAGGCACCGATGTGGCTGTGGAGGGTGTGAAGGCTGAGGTGATGGAGACGCTGACCCCTCCCCCCTCAGATGCTGGCTCGCCCTCCCAGAGCAGCCCCTTGTCCCTTGGCAGCCGAGGGAGCAGCGGCGGCGGTAGTGACTCAGAGCCTGACAGCCCAGTCTTCGACGACAGCCAG gtCAGAGCCCCACGGCCGCACAGCCACGGCATGCTGGACCGATCCCGCCTGGCCCTGTGCGCACTGGTCTTCCTGTGCCTGACCTGCAACCCCTTGGCCCCGCTGTTCGGCTGGGGCATGCCCGGCCCCTCCAGTGCTGCTGGCCCGCACCACAGTTCTGGGCGCAGCATGCTGGAGGCTGAGAGCAGAG ATGGCTCTAACTGGACCCAGTGGTTGCTGCCACCCCTCGTCTGGCTGGCCAATGGACTGCTAGTGTTGGCTTGCCTGGCTCTTCTCTTTGTCTATGGGGAACCCGTGACTCGGCCACACTCGGGCCCGGCTGTCCACTTCTGGAGACACCGCAAACAAGCCGATCTGGACTTGGCCCGG GGAGATTTTGCCCAGGCTGCTCAGCAGCTGTGGCTGGCCCTGCAAGCATTGGGCCGGCCTCTGCCCACCTCAAACCTGGACCTGGCCTGCAGCCTGCTTTGGAACCTCATCCGGCACCTGCTGCAGCGTCTCTGGGTGGGCCGCTGGCTGGCAGGCCAGGCTGGGGGCCTGTGGAGAGACTGTGGGCTGAGGATGGATGCACGTGCCAGTGCCCGAGATGCGGCTCTTGTCTACCATAAGCTGCACCAGCTGCATGCCATGG GGAAATACACAGGAGGGCACCTTGTTGCTTCTAACCTGGCCCTGAGTGCCCTGAACCTGGCTGAGTGCGCAGGAGATGCTGTATCCATGGCAACGCTGGCAGAGATCTATGTGGCTGCTGCCCTGAGGGTCAAGACCAGTCTCCCAAGAGCCTTGCACTTTTTGACA CGTTTCTTCCTGAGTAGCGCTCGCCAGGCCTGCCTGGCACAGAGTGGCTCAGTGCCTCTTGCCATGCAGTGGCTCTGCCACCCTGTAGGCCACCGTTTCTTCGTGGACGGGGACTGGGCTGTGCATGGTGCCCCACAGGAGAGCCTGTACAGCGTGGCTGGGAACCCAG TGGATCCACTGGCCCAGGTGACCAGACTATTCTGCGAACATCTTCTGGAGCGAGCGCTGAGCTGTATCGCTCAACCCAGCCCAGGGGCAGCCGATGGAGACAG ggaGTTCTCAGACGCCCTTGGATACCTGCAGTTGCTGAACAGCTGTTCGGATGCCGTCGGGGCTCCTGCCTGCAGCTTCTCCGTCAGCTCCAGCATGGCTTCCAccactg GCACAGACCCAGTGGCCAAGTGGTGGGCCTCACTGACAGCTGTGGTGATCCACTGGCTGCGGCGGGATGAGGAGGCGGCTGAGCGCCTCTACCCACTGGTAGAGCACATGCCCCAAGTGCTGCAGGATACCGA GAGACCCCTGCCCAGGGCAGCTCTGTACTCCTTCAAGGCTGCCCGGGCTCTGCTGGACCACAGAAAGGTGGAACCTGGCCCAGCCAGCCTGGCCCTCTGTGAGAAGGCCAGTGGGTACTTGCGGGACAGCTTGGCCACTGCACCAGCTGGCAGTTCCATCGACAAG GCCATGCAGCTGCTCCTGTGTGATCTCCTTCTTGTGGCTCGGACTAGTCTGTGGCAGCGCCAGCAATCACCGGCCTCAGCCCAGGTGGCTCACAGTGCCGGCAGCGGACCCCAGGCCTCTGCTCTGGAGCTTCGCGGTTTCCAGCAGGACCTGAGCAGTCTGAGGCGCTTGGCACAGAGCTTCCGGCCTGCTATGAGGAGA GTGTTCCTGCACGAGGCCACCGCTCGGCTGATGGCGGGAGCCAGTCCTGCCCGCACACACCAGCTCCTGGACCGCAGCCTGCGGAGGCGGGCAGGCTCCAGCGGCAAAGGAG GCGCTGCGCCTGAGCTAGAGCCTCGACCCACGTGGCGGGAGCACACCGAGGCCTTGCTGT GCTCCTGCTATCTGCCACCTGCCTTCCTGTCGGCCCCGGGACAGCGGATGAGCATGCTGGCCGAGGCAGCACGCACCGTCGAGAAGCTTGGCGATCATCGGCTCCTGCTCGACTGCCAGCAGATGCTGCTGCGCCTGGGCGGCGGGACCACTGTCACTTCCAGCTAG